One window from the genome of Streptomyces sp. WZ-12 encodes:
- a CDS encoding ATP-binding protein, translated as MVVNTPDPDTGGTGGLLETRRDPTTQLTGWRQFVEADQTSFDLLPEDRWRSLSPADQESYDDARILYHSELQVVRTSAVREIAHQGRLLTLLNQRETGARRGLIVSGQQTTGKTTALKQLGRLHELRVRQRHPDSDGIPVVYLTAPPKGSPRKLAIEFARFLGLPSVSARHNTIDITNVVCQVMIEARTDLVLVDEIHLLNHGTTAGEDLSDHLKYFTEHLPATFVYAGIDVEQSGVFTGIRGRQMGGRCTLVRTGAFPRNAEWRSLIATLEDTLRLHRHQPQTLVNLSDYLHQRTGGMIGSLSHLIRAAAITAILDQSERITQSLLKKTRIDHNSENASRQRAG; from the coding sequence ATGGTGGTGAACACACCGGACCCGGACACTGGTGGCACCGGCGGGCTGCTGGAGACGCGGCGTGATCCCACCACGCAGCTCACCGGCTGGCGGCAGTTCGTCGAAGCCGACCAGACCAGCTTCGATCTGCTGCCCGAAGACCGGTGGCGTTCGCTGAGCCCCGCCGATCAGGAGTCCTACGACGATGCCCGCATCCTCTACCACTCCGAACTTCAAGTCGTACGCACCTCGGCCGTCCGGGAGATCGCCCACCAGGGGCGCCTGCTGACTCTGCTCAACCAGCGTGAAACCGGAGCCCGGCGCGGCCTGATCGTCTCCGGTCAGCAGACCACGGGCAAGACCACGGCGCTCAAGCAGCTCGGCCGTCTCCACGAACTGCGCGTCCGCCAACGCCATCCCGACAGCGACGGAATCCCGGTCGTCTATCTGACTGCCCCGCCCAAGGGGTCGCCCAGGAAACTCGCCATCGAGTTCGCCCGCTTCCTCGGCCTGCCCTCCGTCTCGGCCCGTCACAACACGATCGATATCACCAACGTCGTCTGCCAGGTGATGATCGAGGCCCGCACGGACCTCGTGCTCGTCGACGAGATCCACCTCCTGAACCACGGAACCACCGCCGGCGAGGACCTGTCCGATCACCTGAAGTACTTCACCGAACACCTGCCCGCAACCTTCGTCTATGCCGGCATCGACGTCGAGCAGTCCGGCGTTTTCACCGGCATCCGCGGCCGGCAGATGGGCGGACGCTGCACCCTGGTCCGCACCGGCGCCTTCCCCCGCAACGCGGAGTGGCGATCACTGATCGCCACCTTGGAGGACACCTTGCGCCTCCACCGCCACCAGCCGCAGACCCTGGTGAATCTCTCCGACTATCTGCACCAGCGCACCGGCGGCATGATCGGAAGCCTCTCTCACCTGATCCGCGCCGCGGCCATCACCGCGATCCTCGACCAGAGCGAACGCATCACCCAGAGCTTGCTGAAGAAGACCCGGATCGATCACAACAGCGAGAACGCCTCCCGCCAGAGGGCCGGATGA
- a CDS encoding transposase, with product MPLRPRLLRAGDLVRFDGRLQTVAALEGTAVRLVDETQSASVVMLAHLLTGEDFEVVTPVSVRAVVPAAGVLEGLPAKAVERAEWWQRHLVEMLTGRPLDDPHGPVKDEYDPAVRSLRQRELTKVAELEAAETTVSLTMLQDMRARFEREGVLGLVDPRLRSAPDGTGRADRRVVAALRKVVEEQTARSTVSAQVLRRRMERLLEDEHGAGAVPLPSRATFYRLLKAISSGRHTLGSARTRRSLAKQPEGMFGQLTAIRPGEVMEIDSTPLDVLVVHDDGTVDTVELTGIVDIATRTLAAAVLRPSTKAVDAALLLARAMTPESMRPGWPDALRMSRSVLPHVSLTALDERLAQAAAIPVITPETIVCDRGKAYISDTFRSACQSLGISFQPAHPDTPTDKPHIETTLGSVATMFVSHLPGHKGRSTEHRGTDPAAQAVWSMHQLQELLQEWIVIWQNRPHDGLRDPLMPGKALSPNEKYAALVAAAGHVPVALSPDEYIELLPRCRRTINSYGIRLGHRTYDSTELTPFRRQPSGAGPDGKGWEVHYDPYDISRIWVRNHREGGWITAIWRHLRTAPMPMGELAWDHARRVLAERGADPVTEEEIAQAAVALLDRAADGPQGTAGRPSGRSRKDRKVAARTRTTSAPSWPRPAPATPAEPPPPDAEEPEEGEGALADVVPLGIFDARKEAEKWW from the coding sequence ATGCCTTTGCGTCCGCGGCTGTTGCGAGCGGGTGACCTGGTCCGCTTCGACGGCCGTCTGCAGACGGTGGCCGCGCTGGAGGGGACCGCGGTCCGGCTGGTCGACGAAACCCAGTCGGCGAGCGTCGTGATGCTCGCCCATCTGCTGACCGGTGAGGACTTCGAGGTGGTCACGCCGGTCTCGGTGCGCGCGGTGGTGCCGGCGGCCGGGGTGCTGGAGGGACTTCCCGCCAAGGCGGTTGAGCGGGCCGAATGGTGGCAGCGGCACCTGGTGGAGATGCTGACCGGCCGCCCACTCGATGACCCGCACGGGCCGGTGAAAGACGAGTACGACCCGGCCGTCCGTTCTCTGCGGCAGCGAGAGTTGACGAAGGTCGCTGAGCTGGAGGCGGCGGAGACGACGGTGTCGTTGACCATGTTGCAGGACATGCGGGCCAGATTCGAGCGGGAGGGTGTGCTCGGTCTGGTCGATCCGCGACTGCGTTCGGCCCCGGACGGCACGGGCCGCGCCGACCGGCGGGTGGTGGCCGCCCTGCGGAAGGTCGTGGAAGAGCAAACCGCCAGGTCCACGGTCTCCGCACAGGTGCTGCGGCGCCGGATGGAACGTCTCCTGGAGGACGAGCACGGGGCCGGGGCGGTGCCGTTGCCGTCACGGGCGACGTTCTACCGGCTGCTCAAGGCGATCTCCTCCGGCCGGCACACGCTGGGCTCGGCCCGCACCCGCCGTTCGCTGGCCAAACAGCCCGAGGGCATGTTCGGCCAGCTGACCGCCATCCGGCCGGGTGAGGTGATGGAGATCGACTCGACTCCACTGGATGTGCTGGTCGTGCACGACGACGGCACGGTCGACACCGTGGAGCTGACCGGCATCGTCGATATCGCGACCCGCACATTGGCCGCGGCGGTGCTGCGGCCCTCGACGAAGGCGGTGGATGCCGCGCTGCTGCTGGCGAGGGCGATGACTCCGGAGTCGATGCGTCCGGGCTGGCCGGACGCGCTGCGGATGTCCCGCTCGGTGCTGCCGCACGTCTCGCTCACGGCGCTGGACGAGCGGCTGGCCCAAGCAGCGGCGATCCCGGTGATCACGCCGGAGACGATCGTCTGTGACCGGGGCAAAGCTTACATCTCCGACACGTTCCGCTCGGCCTGCCAGTCGCTGGGCATCTCCTTCCAGCCCGCGCACCCCGATACTCCGACGGACAAGCCGCACATCGAGACGACGCTGGGCTCGGTGGCCACGATGTTCGTCTCACACCTGCCCGGTCACAAGGGCCGCAGCACCGAGCACCGCGGCACCGATCCGGCAGCGCAGGCGGTCTGGTCGATGCATCAGCTCCAGGAACTGCTCCAGGAGTGGATCGTGATCTGGCAGAACCGCCCGCACGACGGCCTGCGCGACCCGCTGATGCCAGGCAAGGCTCTGAGTCCGAACGAGAAGTACGCCGCGCTCGTCGCGGCGGCCGGGCATGTCCCGGTCGCGCTCAGCCCGGACGAGTACATCGAGTTGCTGCCCCGCTGCCGTCGGACGATCAACTCCTACGGGATCCGGCTGGGCCACCGCACCTACGACAGCACGGAGTTGACGCCGTTCCGCCGCCAGCCGTCCGGCGCCGGCCCGGACGGGAAGGGGTGGGAGGTCCACTACGACCCATACGACATCTCTCGCATCTGGGTACGCAATCATCGTGAGGGCGGCTGGATCACCGCGATCTGGCGGCATCTGCGCACCGCTCCGATGCCGATGGGTGAACTGGCCTGGGACCACGCCCGCCGGGTCCTTGCCGAGCGGGGTGCCGATCCAGTCACCGAGGAGGAGATCGCGCAGGCCGCGGTCGCGCTCCTGGACCGGGCCGCCGACGGCCCCCAAGGCACGGCGGGCAGGCCCTCTGGCCGCAGCCGCAAGGACCGCAAGGTCGCCGCCCGGACCCGGACCACCAGCGCTCCCTCCTGGCCCCGGCCGGCTCCTGCAACGCCTGCTGAGCCGCCGCCTCCCGACGCGGAGGAACCGGAGGAAGGCGAGGGCGCCCTCGCCGACGTCGTCCCGCTCGGAATCTTCGACGCCCGCAAGGAGGCCGAGAAATGGTGGTGA
- a CDS encoding TnsA-like heteromeric transposase endonuclease subunit: MDTSVLSAEDVELEYVSAAGFRERGSLGRLWPVPFESVRPERRFPTFRGQTNRCGWYWSATCGGRVGHESWLERDHLMLLDFDPLVTGMASQPFRLSWTGTEGKRIRHTPDFFVRRADGTALVVDVRPDERIKPPDAVKFAVTAAACSLVGWDFTRVGAPDAVLMGLAGYRHPRVHRAGVAARLMAAFAEGGGLLDGARHVGDPVAVLPVLFHLLWRQVLIADLGAGLLAADAEVRLGVVREGGQDAFASAAVASG, encoded by the coding sequence ATGGATACGAGCGTGTTGTCGGCGGAAGACGTCGAGCTGGAGTACGTCAGCGCCGCCGGGTTCCGTGAGCGGGGTTCGCTGGGGCGGCTGTGGCCGGTGCCGTTCGAATCGGTACGGCCCGAACGCCGGTTCCCAACGTTCCGGGGGCAGACCAACCGGTGCGGCTGGTACTGGTCGGCGACCTGCGGCGGGCGTGTGGGCCACGAGTCGTGGCTGGAGCGGGACCATCTGATGCTGCTCGACTTCGATCCGCTGGTGACGGGCATGGCCTCGCAGCCGTTCCGGCTGTCGTGGACGGGAACGGAGGGAAAGCGGATCCGGCACACACCGGACTTCTTCGTGCGCCGCGCGGACGGCACTGCTCTGGTGGTCGACGTCCGCCCCGACGAGCGGATCAAGCCTCCCGATGCGGTGAAGTTCGCCGTGACGGCGGCGGCGTGTTCGCTGGTGGGCTGGGATTTCACCCGGGTGGGGGCGCCGGATGCGGTGCTGATGGGGCTGGCGGGGTATCGGCATCCGCGGGTGCACCGCGCCGGGGTCGCTGCCCGGCTGATGGCAGCTTTCGCCGAGGGAGGCGGGCTGCTGGACGGGGCTCGCCACGTGGGCGATCCGGTCGCGGTGCTTCCGGTGCTGTTTCACCTCCTCTGGCGGCAGGTCCTGATTGCGGACCTGGGGGCCGGACTGTTGGCCGCGGACGCGGAAGTCCGGCTCGGCGTGGTGCGGGAAGGGGGCCAGGATGCCTTTGCGTCCGCGGCTGTTGCGAGCGGGTGA
- a CDS encoding helix-turn-helix domain-containing protein produces the protein MASLNVGNLGEFLREQRRTAQLSLRQLADAAGVSNPYLSQIERGLRKPSAEILQQLAKALRISAETLYVQAGILDERRAPDGAGVQTAILTDPSLNERQKQVLLQIYESFRKENGLGGAAADGVAHRAGDGSEDGGRPHETEADGGPHAT, from the coding sequence ATGGCATCACTCAATGTCGGCAATCTCGGCGAGTTCCTGCGGGAGCAGCGGCGCACCGCGCAGCTCAGCCTGCGGCAGCTCGCGGATGCCGCGGGGGTGTCCAACCCGTACCTCAGCCAGATCGAGCGCGGGCTGCGCAAGCCGAGCGCGGAGATCCTCCAGCAGTTGGCCAAGGCGCTGCGGATATCCGCCGAGACGCTGTACGTCCAGGCCGGAATCCTGGACGAACGGCGCGCCCCGGACGGCGCCGGGGTGCAGACCGCGATACTCACCGACCCGTCGCTGAACGAGCGGCAGAAGCAGGTCCTGCTGCAGATCTACGAGTCCTTCCGCAAGGAGAACGGGCTCGGCGGTGCCGCGGCCGACGGCGTCGCGCACCGGGCCGGCGACGGGTCCGAGGACGGGGGCCGCCCCCATGAGACAGAGGCCGACGGCGGCCCGCACGCCACCTGA
- a CDS encoding DUF2516 family protein, whose product MLIYGFQSVLSWVQLALGVYAAVMLVDAATRREAAYRAADKNNKAMWLVFLGIATALLFLLPLLSFLPIIGVIAVIVYTVDVRPALRAVSGGGRGWHKGSSSDGPYGPYNGGR is encoded by the coding sequence GTGCTGATTTACGGATTCCAGAGCGTACTGAGCTGGGTTCAGCTCGCTCTCGGCGTGTACGCCGCCGTGATGCTCGTCGATGCGGCCACCCGCCGCGAGGCCGCCTACCGCGCGGCTGACAAGAACAACAAGGCGATGTGGCTGGTCTTCCTCGGGATCGCCACGGCGCTGCTGTTCCTGCTGCCGCTGCTGTCGTTCCTGCCGATCATCGGCGTGATCGCGGTGATCGTCTACACCGTCGACGTCCGACCGGCGCTGCGCGCGGTGAGCGGCGGCGGCCGCGGCTGGCACAAGGGCTCCAGCTCGGACGGTCCCTACGGGCCGTACAACGGCGGCCGCTGA
- a CDS encoding PP2C family protein-serine/threonine phosphatase — MPVPVPHPRTAVLPHQAGPVNAGCAETRAAAAGMPAHGGCSGASPAPQDAPHGPAGSAPLPRDLPEAGLPRPADPRIPAGRNAAHPVTGHATTTGTRTVSSVTPPAPVAEPVAAVEPAPEPPAHGLTLLLIGEDPNNHVPEMWDWAGRKVRLRTARNLTEAERLLTDDVDCILLDLTPAEPAGREDRDGTRAGDSGDELAAVRAVLRMAPAQAVLVLTCETDAERAADAVRVGAQDYLFRDELDGKVLSRAVRYAVERKRADLAQRQLTESRLRAQENARLERGLLPTPLLDGSELRFAACYRPGRSRALLGGDFYDTVRTPDGTVHAMIGDVCGHGPDEAALGVELRIAWRALTFAGLYGDELLATLQKVLENERPDDEIFATLCTVDISEDGHRAGVCLAGHPAPLLARAGQQPELLPYEFGGPALGLLPQARWPRHQVELGAAWSLLMYTDGLIEGRIGEGTRRLGQEGMTELVTRQMASGLQGEELLEASVREVRALNGGELTDDVAVLLLDRR; from the coding sequence ATGCCCGTACCCGTGCCGCACCCGCGGACGGCCGTGCTGCCGCACCAGGCAGGACCGGTGAACGCAGGCTGCGCGGAGACCCGCGCGGCCGCCGCCGGCATGCCCGCGCACGGGGGCTGCTCCGGGGCTTCCCCCGCTCCGCAGGACGCGCCCCATGGGCCCGCCGGTTCCGCCCCGCTGCCCCGGGATCTCCCGGAGGCCGGTCTGCCGCGGCCCGCCGACCCTCGCATTCCGGCCGGCCGGAATGCTGCCCACCCGGTGACCGGCCATGCGACCACCACGGGGACCCGGACCGTGTCCTCCGTCACACCGCCCGCCCCCGTGGCCGAGCCCGTCGCCGCCGTGGAGCCGGCGCCCGAGCCGCCCGCCCATGGGCTGACGCTGCTCCTCATAGGCGAGGACCCGAACAACCACGTCCCGGAGATGTGGGACTGGGCCGGCCGCAAGGTCCGGCTGCGCACCGCCCGCAACCTCACCGAGGCCGAGCGGCTGCTCACCGACGACGTGGACTGCATCCTGCTCGACCTCACCCCGGCCGAGCCGGCCGGCCGCGAGGACCGCGACGGGACCCGCGCCGGCGACTCCGGCGACGAACTGGCCGCCGTCCGGGCCGTGCTGCGCATGGCGCCCGCGCAGGCCGTCCTCGTCCTCACCTGCGAGACGGATGCCGAGCGGGCCGCCGACGCGGTGCGGGTGGGCGCCCAGGACTACCTCTTCCGCGACGAGTTGGACGGCAAGGTGCTCAGCCGCGCGGTCCGCTACGCCGTGGAACGCAAGCGCGCCGACCTCGCCCAGCGCCAGCTCACCGAGTCCCGGCTGCGCGCCCAGGAGAACGCCCGCCTGGAGCGCGGCCTGCTGCCCACCCCGCTGCTCGACGGCTCGGAGCTGCGCTTCGCCGCCTGCTACCGGCCCGGCCGCAGCCGCGCCCTGCTCGGCGGCGACTTCTACGACACCGTCCGCACCCCGGACGGCACCGTGCACGCGATGATCGGCGACGTCTGCGGCCACGGCCCCGACGAGGCCGCGCTCGGCGTCGAACTGCGCATCGCCTGGCGGGCGTTGACCTTCGCCGGGCTCTATGGCGACGAGTTGCTGGCCACGCTCCAGAAGGTGCTGGAGAACGAGCGCCCCGACGACGAGATCTTCGCGACGCTGTGCACCGTCGACATCTCGGAGGACGGCCACCGGGCCGGGGTCTGCCTGGCCGGCCACCCCGCGCCCCTGCTGGCCCGCGCCGGACAGCAGCCGGAGCTGCTGCCGTACGAGTTCGGCGGCCCGGCGCTCGGGCTGCTGCCGCAGGCCCGCTGGCCGCGCCACCAGGTCGAGTTGGGCGCCGCCTGGAGCCTGCTGATGTATACGGACGGCCTGATCGAGGGCCGGATCGGCGAGGGCACCCGGCGCCTGGGCCAGGAGGGCATGACCGAACTCGTCACCCGCCAGATGGCCAGTGGCCTCCAGGGCGAGGAACTGCTGGAGGCGTCGGTGCGCGAGGTGCGCGCGCTCAACGGCGGGGAGCTCACCGACGACGTGGCGGTGCTGCTGCTGGACCGGCGGTAG
- a CDS encoding C40 family peptidase — protein sequence MAGERDARGVRGLRGGRLALCTAVVLCATGLLGGTATAAQRAPAPSPPPDGGARHLDEVRKEIEGLYRAAERATDAYNAAEEQVQLQQKKIVELARTIVAAQGRLAVLKRQAGALASAQYRAGGIPPEAKLVLNADPEAFLANADLVRKGQQAVKGVIGQLTHLKSDLDGYAQDASHRWEQLEADRQKKDAARKQINDKIDAAKALESRLAAKEKDRLRKLEDEQALLTQQKWLDSGALRDIRGKATEQGKKAISYATSQIGKDYVWGAVGPNTFDCSGLTLRAWQAAGRTIPRTSQEQWRQLPRVPLKEMRPGDLVIYFSDASHVGMYLGDGAIVHAPRPGRQVTITGAGSMPILGVVRPDGERTG from the coding sequence GTGGCGGGGGAGCGGGACGCACGGGGCGTACGGGGTCTGCGGGGCGGCCGGTTGGCGCTCTGCACCGCAGTGGTGCTCTGCGCGACGGGGCTGCTCGGCGGGACGGCGACGGCGGCGCAGCGGGCGCCCGCCCCGAGCCCACCGCCCGACGGCGGGGCGCGCCATCTCGACGAGGTGCGCAAGGAGATCGAGGGGCTCTACCGCGCGGCGGAGCGGGCCACCGACGCGTACAACGCCGCCGAGGAACAGGTCCAGCTCCAGCAGAAGAAGATCGTCGAGCTGGCCCGTACCATCGTGGCCGCGCAGGGCCGGCTGGCCGTCCTCAAGCGGCAGGCCGGGGCGCTGGCCAGCGCGCAGTACCGGGCGGGCGGCATTCCTCCCGAGGCGAAGCTGGTGCTCAACGCCGATCCCGAGGCTTTTCTGGCCAACGCCGATCTGGTCCGCAAGGGGCAGCAGGCGGTCAAGGGCGTGATCGGCCAACTCACGCACCTCAAGAGCGACTTGGACGGCTACGCCCAGGACGCCAGCCACCGCTGGGAGCAACTGGAGGCCGATCGCCAGAAGAAGGACGCCGCCCGCAAGCAGATCAACGACAAGATCGATGCGGCGAAAGCGCTGGAATCCCGGCTGGCCGCCAAGGAAAAGGACCGGCTGCGGAAACTGGAGGACGAGCAGGCACTGCTGACCCAGCAGAAATGGCTCGACTCCGGCGCGCTCCGGGACATCCGCGGAAAAGCCACCGAGCAGGGCAAGAAGGCGATTTCCTACGCCACTTCGCAGATCGGCAAGGATTACGTCTGGGGTGCGGTCGGCCCCAACACCTTCGACTGCTCCGGGCTCACCCTACGGGCCTGGCAGGCGGCCGGCCGGACCATTCCGCGCACCTCGCAGGAGCAATGGCGACAACTGCCCCGGGTGCCGCTCAAGGAGATGCGCCCGGGCGACCTCGTCATCTATTTCTCGGACGCCAGTCACGTCGGGATGTACCTCGGCGACGGGGCGATCGTGCACGCCCCGCGCCCCGGCCGGCAGGTGACCATCACGGGCGCCGGCTCGATGCCGATCCTGGGGGTGGTCCGGCCGGACGGCGAGCGGACCGGCTGA
- the pstS gene encoding phosphate ABC transporter substrate-binding protein PstS, producing the protein MKQLQRKNRVRALAVGALAVSGALALSACGSDNTSGGSGGSGGSSAKAANIKCEGKGKLLASGSSAQKNAMDVWVQNYAGACQGTEINYQPTGSGAGITTFLQGQTAFAGSDSPLKPEEIAKSKSVCKGGQAIDLPMVGGPIAVGYNVPGVDSLVLDAPTLAKIFDSQISNWNDPAIKKLNPGAKLPDLKIQAFHRSDDSGTTDNFTKYLKGASGGAWKHEPGKKWEGSGGQAASGSAGVSSQVKQTSGAISYFELSYATAGKIPTVKINTGAKAPVEATVDNASKAIAAAKPAGQGNDLALKLDYTTKDEGAYPITLVTNEIVCDKGNKADTLPATKSFLTYISSKDGQDALKALGYAPLPAEIADKVSKTVATLS; encoded by the coding sequence GTGAAGCAGCTTCAGCGCAAAAACCGGGTTCGCGCCCTCGCCGTTGGCGCTCTCGCCGTCTCCGGTGCCCTGGCCCTTTCCGCGTGCGGCTCCGACAACACCAGCGGCGGGAGCGGCGGCAGCGGCGGCAGCTCCGCCAAGGCGGCCAACATCAAGTGCGAGGGCAAGGGCAAGCTGCTCGCCTCCGGCTCCTCGGCGCAGAAGAACGCCATGGACGTCTGGGTGCAGAACTACGCCGGCGCCTGCCAGGGCACCGAGATCAACTACCAGCCCACCGGCTCCGGCGCGGGCATCACCACCTTCCTCCAGGGCCAGACCGCGTTCGCCGGCTCCGACTCCCCGCTGAAGCCCGAGGAGATCGCCAAGTCGAAGTCCGTCTGCAAGGGCGGCCAGGCGATCGACCTGCCGATGGTCGGCGGCCCGATCGCGGTCGGCTACAACGTCCCCGGCGTGGACAGCCTCGTCCTCGACGCGCCCACCCTGGCGAAGATCTTCGACTCGCAGATCTCCAACTGGAACGACCCGGCGATCAAGAAGCTCAACCCGGGCGCCAAGCTGCCGGACCTGAAGATCCAGGCGTTCCACCGCTCCGACGACTCCGGCACCACCGACAACTTCACCAAGTACCTCAAGGGCGCCTCCGGCGGCGCCTGGAAGCACGAGCCGGGCAAGAAGTGGGAGGGCAGCGGCGGCCAGGCGGCGTCCGGTTCGGCCGGCGTCTCCTCGCAGGTCAAGCAGACCAGCGGCGCGATCTCCTACTTCGAGCTGTCCTACGCCACCGCCGGCAAGATCCCCACCGTCAAGATCAACACCGGCGCCAAGGCCCCGGTCGAGGCCACCGTCGACAACGCCTCCAAGGCGATCGCCGCGGCCAAGCCGGCCGGCCAGGGCAACGACCTCGCGCTCAAGCTCGACTACACCACCAAGGACGAGGGCGCCTACCCGATCACCCTGGTGACCAACGAGATCGTCTGCGACAAGGGCAACAAGGCCGACACCCTGCCGGCCACCAAGTCCTTCCTCACCTACATCTCCAGCAAGGACGGCCAGGACGCCCTCAAGGCCCTCGGCTACGCCCCGCTCCCGGCCGAGATCGCCGACAAGGTCAGCAAGACCGTCGCCACGCTCTCCTGA
- the pstC gene encoding phosphate ABC transporter permease subunit PstC → MDYSPPLSDTPPPATASVSGKAVRPGDRIFLGLSRGSGITLLVIMAAIAAFLTYRSVLAISGDKANFFTTLDWNATGTEPKFGIAVLAFGTVVSSVIAMLIAVPVAVGIALFISHYAPRKLASPLGYVIDLLAAVPSIVYGLWGALFLVPHLSGLYGWLNDYLGWTGIFSYSNGAARSLFTVGILLAIMILPIVTSVSREVFLQVPRMHEEAALALGATRWEVIRMSVLPFGRSGVISASMLGLGRALGETMAVATVLSPSFLINASLLDPGGGTFAQNIASKFSEADTFGQDALIASGLVLFVITLLVNGAARLIIARRKEYSGASS, encoded by the coding sequence ATGGACTACTCCCCTCCTCTATCCGACACACCGCCACCGGCCACCGCATCGGTCTCCGGCAAGGCGGTCCGCCCCGGTGACCGCATATTCCTCGGACTCTCCCGGGGTTCCGGCATAACCCTGCTGGTGATCATGGCCGCCATCGCGGCCTTCCTCACCTACCGCTCGGTCCTCGCCATATCCGGCGACAAGGCCAACTTCTTCACCACCCTGGACTGGAACGCCACCGGCACCGAGCCGAAGTTCGGCATCGCGGTCCTCGCCTTCGGCACGGTCGTCAGCTCGGTGATCGCCATGCTCATCGCGGTCCCGGTCGCGGTCGGCATCGCGCTGTTCATCTCGCACTACGCGCCCCGCAAGCTGGCCTCGCCGCTGGGGTACGTCATCGACCTGCTCGCCGCCGTCCCCAGCATCGTCTACGGCCTGTGGGGCGCCCTCTTCCTCGTCCCGCACCTGAGCGGCCTCTACGGCTGGCTGAACGACTACCTCGGCTGGACCGGGATCTTCAGCTACAGCAACGGGGCCGCCCGCTCGCTGTTCACCGTCGGCATCCTGCTCGCGATCATGATCCTGCCGATCGTGACCAGCGTCAGCCGGGAGGTCTTCCTCCAGGTCCCGCGGATGCACGAGGAGGCCGCGCTGGCCCTCGGCGCCACCCGCTGGGAGGTGATCCGGATGTCGGTGCTCCCCTTCGGCCGCTCCGGCGTCATCAGCGCCTCCATGCTGGGCCTGGGCCGCGCGCTGGGCGAGACGATGGCGGTCGCCACGGTCCTCTCCCCCAGCTTCCTGATCAACGCCAGCCTGCTGGACCCGGGCGGCGGCACCTTCGCCCAGAACATCGCCAGCAAGTTCAGCGAGGCCGACACCTTCGGCCAGGACGCCCTGATCGCCTCCGGCCTCGTCCTCTTCGTGATCACCCTGCTCGTCAACGGCGCCGCCCGGCTGATCATCGCCCGCCGCAAGGAGTACTCGGGGGCCTCCTCATGA
- the pstA gene encoding phosphate ABC transporter permease PstA — protein MTVATSHRHRKVAEPRTPLALKQSRLPRWTLPVLALVSVAAGCGIGLAAGLDSTVQWGLIAALLFLVVTYVLTAAVEGGRQAKDRLATSMVWTAFLLAVVPLASLLWETIDRGTKVLDGYFLSHSMGTLPDALPGGGVYHAIIGTLEQVGLATLIAAPLGLLTAIYLVEYGRGKLAKVVTFFVDVMTGIPSIVAGLFVLSVWILILGFGPSGFAGSMALAILMMPVVVRSTEEMLKLVPNELREASLALGVPKWRTILKVVLPTSIGGITTGVMLAIARIAGETAPVLLLVWGAKTINNNPFEGAQQSLPLYVFQQWQQGSDASYDRAWAAALVLIAFVMVLNLVARGIARWKAPQRTR, from the coding sequence ATGACCGTCGCCACCAGCCACCGCCACCGCAAGGTCGCCGAGCCGCGCACCCCGCTCGCCCTGAAGCAGTCCCGGCTCCCCCGTTGGACGCTGCCGGTCCTCGCCCTGGTCTCCGTCGCCGCGGGCTGTGGCATCGGGCTGGCCGCCGGCCTCGACTCGACGGTCCAGTGGGGTCTGATCGCCGCGCTGCTCTTCCTCGTCGTCACCTACGTGCTGACCGCGGCCGTCGAGGGCGGCCGCCAGGCCAAGGACCGGCTGGCCACCAGCATGGTGTGGACCGCCTTCCTGCTCGCGGTGGTGCCGCTGGCCTCGCTGCTGTGGGAGACCATCGACCGCGGCACCAAGGTCCTCGACGGATACTTCCTGTCCCACTCGATGGGCACACTGCCCGACGCGCTGCCCGGCGGCGGCGTCTACCACGCGATCATCGGCACCCTGGAGCAGGTCGGCCTGGCGACGCTGATCGCCGCCCCGCTCGGGCTGTTGACCGCGATCTACCTCGTCGAGTACGGCCGCGGCAAGCTCGCCAAGGTCGTCACCTTCTTCGTCGACGTGATGACCGGCATCCCCTCCATCGTCGCGGGCCTGTTCGTCCTCTCCGTGTGGATCCTGATCCTCGGCTTCGGCCCGTCCGGCTTCGCCGGCTCGATGGCGCTGGCGATCCTGATGATGCCGGTGGTGGTCCGCTCCACCGAGGAGATGCTCAAGCTGGTCCCGAACGAGCTGCGTGAGGCATCGCTCGCCCTCGGCGTCCCGAAGTGGCGCACGATCCTCAAGGTCGTCCTGCCGACGTCGATCGGCGGCATCACCACCGGCGTGATGCTCGCCATCGCCCGCATCGCCGGCGAGACCGCCCCGGTGCTGCTGCTGGTCTGGGGCGCCAAGACGATCAACAACAACCCCTTCGAGGGCGCCCAGCAGTCCCTGCCGCTCTACGTCTTCCAGCAGTGGCAGCAGGGCTCCGACGCCTCCTACGACCGGGCCTGGGCCGCGGCACTCGTGCTGATCGCCTTCGTCATGGTCCTGAACCTGGTGGCCCGCGGCATCGCCCGCTGGAAGGCCCCGCAAAGGACGCGCTGA